A region of the Planktothrix tepida PCC 9214 genome:
GAATGCGGTGAAGTCTTCATCACTATCCTCAACCACTAATATCGTTCTTTGATATTGCATTCACTTTCCTCAGCCTCTTTCTAATAATTTATCCTAAAAAATAAGGAAGTGTAAAATAAAAGGTTGTCCCTTCATGGGGAATAGAATTGAGCCAAATTGTTCCCCCATGTCGTTCAATAATTTTTTTAACAATTGTTAATCCCGCTCCCGTTCCACCTCCATATTGAGTTCGTGCATGAAGGCGTTTAAAAATTCTGAAAATAGTGTCATGATGCTTGAGCGGAATTCCAATACCATTATCCCGAATATACAACGTTAAAAACGGTTGAGTTTCTTCTGTGATCAGGAGTTCTGGATCTAAATATCCAATTTCGACAGATTTGATTAACTGCTCATTATATTTTAATCCATTACTAATTAAATTTGTCAAGACTTCTTGAATTAAAATTTTATCCCCTCGAATCAAGGGTAAAGTTCGAGGAATCACAATATTGATTGTATCGGCTGCATAACTCATTTGAAACAATTCAATAATCCGAGAGATTAACTGATTCAAATCTAACGGATTCAGCTTCAATTCCTGTCGCCCCAGGCGAGAAAAATGTAATAGAGAATTGATTAAATCCTCCATCCGTTTCGTCAAATCAACTAAGGTTTGCAGTTTATAAACTCCATCCTCATCGAGAACTTGACCATAATCTTCCAATAAAAAGGTAGAATAATTATGAATTCCGCGCAAGGGTTCTTTTAAATCATGGGAAGCAATATAAACAAAGGCATCTAACTCGCTATTGGTGCGTTGTAAATCTAAATTTATTGCGGCCAGTTCGTCAGCTTTCTGTAAAATAATACTAACTAAGGCACTTCTGACTTCTAGGGCGGCTTCAATTTCAAAAGGTTGCCAAGGTAAGGACTTTCCCTGAACCGTTTCTTGCCACAGAGCAAAGGATTTACGCGGAAAAATTGTTAAACTGCCATCTTCTTCAATTCGTTTTGGTTTATCAGGATTTCCCGCCCAATTCACATATTGTAATTGTTCAGGACGAAACCATAAAATAAAATTTCGTTTAATTTTGGTAATGGAAATTGCCAGTAAACCACTAGCAACCGCCTGAAAATTTGCCGCTGGAGGGTACACCGTTGAGAGGGAATCGGTAACAAATGTATGATTTTTAAATTGATCAGATAACCACAGAATTAAGGGTTCTAATTCTGAACTTGAAGGGGTTTTTCCTATAAGAATTAAATGCTCATCTTGAACAAAAACCGCCCCTTCTGCCGCCATTAATTTCAGGAGATCTTCTTGATTTTGCAGTAAAGCATCCATGATCGTTTCTGCCTGAACCATAATATCTGTAAATTTTGCTTGCAGAGATTTTAGGGATAGTTTGTAATCTAAATTTTCATGTTCTACCTTAGTCGGTAACTCTAAAGACATCGCTTGTCCCAGAAATTCACACACCGTTCTGAGACTATAGGAAAGAAATTTAGGGCTGTAATGATGACAGGCAATTAATCCCCAAAGTTGATTATTGTTAACAATTGAAATTGAGAGGGATGCTGCGACCCCCATATTTTTTAAATATTCTCGATGAATGGGAGAGACACTCCTCAACACACTAAAGCTTAAATCAAGGGGTTCTGTTGCTGTATCCGATGGCATAGAAATAATAGGAACAGGTTGATAATTAATATCAGGAATTAATCGCAATCCATTGAGAATATAGAGTTGTTTTGCTTGTTTAGGAATATCAGAATCAGGATAATGTAATCCCAGATAAGGTTCTAAATCCTCTCGCTTTTCCTCGGCAATGACCGTTCCTGAACCATCGGAAAAAAACCGATAAATCATGACTCGATCAAACTTCGTAATTTTTTGGATTTCTTGGATTAAAACTTCACACATTTGAGCAAGGGTTGTTGTTTTTTGCAGTTTTAAAAATACCTTTTTAGTTAATTCATAAAAATTTAAAAAA
Encoded here:
- a CDS encoding ATP-binding protein, coding for MNSHNFNLPSTTQFELFPEPLSLNNCDRELIHLPGTIQSHGILFVLSNPDLNILQVSNNTEVYLGIPPEQCLGHPLSFLFASEQLLALQECLEGTFDQVNPVQLQVQINQDIKVFQGIIHRSPQNYFILELEPTAEKESPNFLNFYELTKKVFLKLQKTTTLAQMCEVLIQEIQKITKFDRVMIYRFFSDGSGTVIAEEKREDLEPYLGLHYPDSDIPKQAKQLYILNGLRLIPDINYQPVPIISMPSDTATEPLDLSFSVLRSVSPIHREYLKNMGVAASLSISIVNNNQLWGLIACHHYSPKFLSYSLRTVCEFLGQAMSLELPTKVEHENLDYKLSLKSLQAKFTDIMVQAETIMDALLQNQEDLLKLMAAEGAVFVQDEHLILIGKTPSSSELEPLILWLSDQFKNHTFVTDSLSTVYPPAANFQAVASGLLAISITKIKRNFILWFRPEQLQYVNWAGNPDKPKRIEEDGSLTIFPRKSFALWQETVQGKSLPWQPFEIEAALEVRSALVSIILQKADELAAINLDLQRTNSELDAFVYIASHDLKEPLRGIHNYSTFLLEDYGQVLDEDGVYKLQTLVDLTKRMEDLINSLLHFSRLGRQELKLNPLDLNQLISRIIELFQMSYAADTINIVIPRTLPLIRGDKILIQEVLTNLISNGLKYNEQLIKSVEIGYLDPELLITEETQPFLTLYIRDNGIGIPLKHHDTIFRIFKRLHARTQYGGGTGAGLTIVKKIIERHGGTIWLNSIPHEGTTFYFTLPYFLG